Within Telopea speciosissima isolate NSW1024214 ecotype Mountain lineage chromosome 8, Tspe_v1, whole genome shotgun sequence, the genomic segment atgacgcatacagaccaggatgacAAACAAATAATTATAATATTTATAAGAACACGGGGTTCCAGTACCAGTGTAACCTGCACCATAACTCAATATCGTAATATAAAGCATCATGCTCACATCTTATCAAATTATATCCACAGGTTTCATAGGCAAAATGCAACATGGcaaaaatgaatataaacaCAGAATTCAACATataattctaactaatgcatccctataaatatatatcAATCCCAATCATCACCCAAAGTCCACTCACCGATTGCTTGATTGTCCACCGGGGTGTTTGGAAAGGTTTGTTCTAAGGCACGTACTCCCATATAGATTCTAAAGTCTGAGAAAGCATGGGAACGGTGTTAGAAGTATATAGATGAGTCCCAcaaaagatcccaacaaaagaatgtgatttgggccaagacagcaggaacggatgaaggaacagaACCAAACGGGTGAATTCGGTCATGGATCCACCCAGGTCATGCCCAGAAAATGaatggaacggactcacgggcggatgcggAACATGAGTCTGCTCTTAGATCCGCTCCAACCCTGAGACACGCCTGAGAGCAACTTAAGGATTCTGGGTTTCGGGCAgattcacataggtgggtccgCTCGTAACTCTGCTCCGGAGGAGACCCTTATTAGGTTGAacggatacacgacagtgagtcTAGTAGTTCGTCCGCTGCCCCTCATTTGAACAGCTGCAAAGAGCATCACTTCCAGACCTTCATTTATGAATCCATTAGAGTCCTGGGGTAGGGAATatgagctcagaccttcgttAGAGGTCCAATACATGAAGTCCAACAAGAATCATATAGGGTTTAATGGACTTGGATCCATTCCCAAGGTTTCTTTCAAACCTAAGCTAGGGTTAGAATGTTTGAACAGCATAAACTCATTCAAAAGCCATAAATGCACTAAAGAGGAGAATAGAGGCTTCAAAGGGAGAAATTTATGAGGTTCCATGGATTCTCAAGAGAACCCCCCAAGCTTGGAACCGATCTCCAAacccagaaatggaagagaggaagaggtaggtgaGGCCATTACCTTAAGTTGAACCAATCGATgtcctccacctccacagcctctcaagcccttcttctccaagccttcaatgctccctcAGCTCCACGgtttgggtaggtagagaagtaaTGAGGTTTGAGGGTTAAGTTTTGGTCTTAAAACTAATCTCCCtcctaaggtctgtttggcctgGAGCTTAATGAGCCAAAACTCTTTAAAAGACTTACTTAGCCCATGGGTCCACCAAATGGCAACCTCCAAGGAAAGACAAGGATGAGGCCAACCTTGTCCAACAGACTAAACTAGGGTGCCCGAGGCACGGGGTGtaggtcccacacaaggaaaacacataaaacccAAAGACAGTACGGGCGGACTAACGGACGGATGCAATGCTGATGAATCCGCTCATGCGTCCGCTGCTACTATAAGGGCAACAGCAAAAGGGAAAAGGGTCGGGCTTTGACCAACACTTCAGGGTCGACTAGAGTAAGAGACAATATCATTTACAAGATTAAAGCTTACCCCTTGACCatcacgacgtgtccttcgtgatcccaaaTAGCTTCCCAATCGCAatactaagctcatcgccaaagtAGGTATCTAACTATGGGGACACAGGGTAAGCCTTTCGATACTCCTCACTTTGTGAACTCGTGCTGGGAGGATGATCgatgaaatcaccatcgataaatcttccccactgctagttaaggaacctctcttccaccGGTAGGCCCGTGATGTGGTCAacgatcttgtggctaggtttgaccacaagtgaaaataactcGCTAGAATAACACGAGAGagaatattattaaataataaattcgGGCACGGgagtaacatcctccccaccttacaaaaattttgtcctcgaaattatCGTACCTTGTAGAAATCCCAGGAAAGGGTATTTCGCTCGCATTTCCACCTCGGCTTCCCAGgaagcttcttcttctaagtGGTTACACCACTTTACTTTCACATAATGGATGGGTTGGTTGCGGAGATTCACCACCTTACTGTCTAGAATCTTCTCAGGCTGTTCCTTATATGACATGTCTGCCGCCAACTCTGGTGGTTCCTGAGATAGGATATGACTGGGGTCATGCACATACTTCCGCAACATAGATATGTGAAAGGCATCGTGTACGCCGTCGAGAGATGGTGGGAGTGCTAACCAATAAGCCACCGGTCCAACCTTGGCAAGAATCTCATAAGGCCCAATATACATTGGGCTTAATTTACCCTTCTTACTGAACCGCATCACCCCTTTCgtaggcgacaccttgagaaATACTTTATCACCAACGAGGAACTCCAGATCCTTTTGCCGTTGATCGGCATAGCCCTTTTGCCTAGACTGGGCAGCTTTAATTCTCTCCCGGATCAAATCCACTTtttcacaggttgcttgtatcagtTCTGACCCAAGAATGCGCCGctcacctacttcatcccaGCACAAGGGTGTCcggcacttcttcccatactgtgcCTTAAAAGGGGCCATCccaatagtagcttggtaactgttgttataGGCGAACTCAATaagcgagatgtgctcatcccagctgccctgcatatcaatggcgcaagctcgaagcatgtcttccaatgtctgtattGTCCTTTTCGACTGACCATCAGTCTGAGGATGTGTTTGAGTTAACATAATATCgtaagcgtacggatcaatcgtagctacgggtcgaacacaggGAGATATACGCTatcctattttactcactttaaattaatgcaaagtgaaccaaattaaagtgttaaattaaactaattaaactaacaaattaacacatcctaactcataaatatttaatgaattaaattggcgtcctaacacatatccatctaacctatcaaactaatgcggattggaagggataaattgcagccacacatcacaaccacataaaaaaataaaagaaatagagggagaagaagaagaagaatgagatggaagaagagagggagaatgagtttaagagtttagagagtaaaaacctggatacttgaacaaaccttgcataacttcttcttctaaatctccaagtcttgtcatcaacttaggaacttagactagaaagcttgaaactaaactagaattattacaaccatattgatgacataaaattaaagcatgaatcaaaagcattacaaccatggaattgaaagcatgaaatcaaactagaacttagaaagccaaaaactataagaagagaagaagaaattccactaattaattgaactaaaaattgaattaaaactaaactaaaactaacttaaaaactaaactagaactaacctattacaacccaaagggcaaggggtatttatagggggaagggagaagagagaagagggaagtggtaggagaaatattccctaagaaaagagaatattttcttctccttcctcctttacattgccttgaatcccaagaaaaagaaaaaaatggaaactaagagaaataaaaatcctagctacataaactttctatttctagaaaaataactttctagttctaacttatgcttccttttctttgtagatatcttctccaagcaatgagatcaaagcatctttgacctttcaactttccatagatgagagaatatcttttaaaagaaatctatcccaagtagaattctaaaagtgctcttgaaaagttggaggagagagagagcaagggtgatgactaggattccactcacaattaatgaaatgtcaaatctatcCTTAAAAAACGTGGaacatgggatgcttatatgggtctCATTGTTGTATTTcttacaaaaaatcacccaaaatagacccaaatttcgtccaatttggaattcgggagcctaagatatctcaagtttaagttggactgctccagagccttccaaacgGAATCTTTTgactgacagaaagataacttctaataattgcattaaggctcctggaatcctaacttctgctttactttgtccccggccaactgtcaataattataaataaacccctatccacggaaatgaccgtaacttcttcgtttcaactcggaatcaagtgtagtttgaaccattgcgaagctgacttgatgggctatgcatccatactattaacaccttaaaattatgctaaggggcccactgtactcATGTTCAAATTTAactaattggcatgattctttcagtgctcaatccaaactttattttctcgactcgtgggcgcttccggctattcttagcatcttttgctccattttcacaagaattcacctaaaacctgaaaagcacaagaaagcactgaagtaactctgtccaatgtggtaaattgtatgctttatgccctaagatttcacacataaatgtgcccATCAGgatggaaggcagtgctaaaGCTCAACAGGGTACCCATAGATCTCTGGAATCTACCCTAGAATTTGGAAGTGAACTTGGGATCCCGATCTGAGATAATGCTGACTGGAACTCCATGTAGGCGGACCATGTTATCAATGTACAAATGGGCCAATTTATCCATAGAGTAGGTGACtttgatggggataaaatgTGTCATCTTTGTCAACCTATCCACAATGATCCATATAGCATCAACGCCCTGAGGCGTGCGGGGTAATCCTGTGatgaagtccatagtaacatgctcccatttccattccaGCACTAGCAATGACTGTAATAGTCCATAGGGACATTGTCTATCTGCCTTCACTTGTTGACAAGTGAGGCACCGGGCTACATACTCagctacatccctcttcatcTCACTCCACCAATAATGTCCTTTCAGGTACATcttagtactacctgggtgaatcGAGTAAGGGGATTCATGTGCTTCTATCAATACTTGCTTCCTTAGCTGATCATCCTTGGGGACACATAGacgatctctaaacatgaggacGCCACTATCGGTCAATGTGAAGTCTAGATCACACTGCGCGTTACCCTGGATAGCTTCAATAATTTCCTTACAGTGTTCATGTGAAGCTTGAGCGGCCTTAATCTTTTCAACCAAAGTTGATTGTATGGTTAAAGATGCTAAGGATAGAGTAACATCCTCTACCAATAATTCTAGATCCAATTTTCTAGCTTCTTCTATAAGCTCCTTGCTAACAGCCAGCGATGCGATAGATAAGGTCTGTGATTTTCGACTGAGAGCATTGTAAATTCAcatagaggggggtgaataggtgaagctagtgaAAATagtgcaaaaataaaataattgataaaacaaagcaaataaattacgaaagtaacacaatcattttatagtggttcgaccaaATATGCcgacgtccactcctctcaccttagagagaattccactaaaaagaatcttgagaatgagcaagagaactcatacaacttttgattaggagcaagaggactcacaccaccatctactcttgattgatgagcaagaggacttaacacatttaactactcttgatttcgagcaagaggactcacaacatataataaaaagaactttactaagtaaggattacctaaaccttagtgaatgtgtagctaacttccactttgaagcttcaatgctaagtgaatataattagctagagagggaagtgaacttgaatgctttgatgaatgaatgcttcaacactttgaatgttcaagttcgaATGCCTTTGCGATGCTTTTAATTAGTCTTAATTGATTGTCATTAGTTcaaatgagcttacctatttataggcaaaggtgctcaaagcatctaaggttcattgccattttaggatataattctgtcctaatccggtatgccgtttctcaattcggtatgccggatcatggaatctatTCATTGTCAAACGACTAATTCCCAACAGACATATTGCAATTCGGTATGTTGgatctgattcggtatgccggatcagatgTAGCACATTCCGAttgctctctgtgagcaaaccctgagattACAAACAAATAGGTTAAGATGGATTCGGCATGTCGGattaggattcggtatgccggatcagctgattttgctgaaaatggctaagtccatgtttggacaagtatggggccattagcttaggttaggtccatgtaaaaacacctcttagggtcactctacatgtatgcatgcgtgagtgtgtgcattacaaatggacttaaaTTTTAACTATatcttaatacaaaaacattgaacACATGCTTATAAAAACTCTTGTAGTTGAGATGCTTGATCATGGTCTTTGAACATAGTACTTCTCttagtctttttcttcacaccatgCTTTAATACTTTGTCTAGGTTCAATAATGTTGTgaaagctcccccttacttgatgcttatttcttgtaaggtctTTATACAAtaaaacacaagttagttcaactaacttatttgttatcatcaaaaccatataaggtgatatgtggattttaccccaacaatctccccctttttgatgatgacaaataacttAGTACCAAATATTATAATATCAAGATAGTATCAAGAAACACACAATTTGTATTAATGAAAGACTTGCATTGACTTAATTGAAATGAAAAGGTTTACATAGCATTAGCAAAACATAGTCAAacataaatccaaattcaaattcaaaacccaatttctctccccctttggcatgaTCGAAAAGGGACAAGAGAGGAAATAACAATAAGGATCACTCTGGATGGACAGTTGGATTTTGAGAGGACATCCCTGAAAATGGAGGGATAGAGGGAATAACTCCTTGAGGTGCAACACCATGAGAGGCACCGGCTTGAGGAGTAGCTCCCGGTGTGTCAAATGGTAGATGTCCAAGATTGAATTGAATTACTGTAAGTATGCTTGCTTGTGTAGAATTAAGGGAATCAAAACCAATCTTCATCTCTTGGCGAAGAGTGGAAACATCGGCTTGAAGGTGTTGTTGTCCCATTTCAAGTTCCACCAACCGAGTGTTTGCTTTATCCATATACTCATCAATGTTGGAGATCCAATCTTGATACGCATCCGGTATAAAGCGTTGTTTACGTTGTGGACATCTAAGTGGcacatcttcttcatctcctgaTTCCGTAAGAGGATCCGAAATATTGAGATTGTGAAAGGAAATTCTAGAGATGGGCTGTGAAGTTTTGGATTATTCCACTTCACGAGAGAGATCAATGTCAAAGTGATTGAAGATGATAGTGAGAAGATGACCATAAAGAAGATTGGTCTTCCGTGATGGCTTGGCAATATGTTCCATGTAACGCATCATGAAGTAAGGAAAACACATTTGATTACCGGTGAAGACACAATAAGTTAGATATGCTTGTGGAGTCAAGCACTTGGTTCGGTCTCCTCCTCTTGGAATAAGATTATGCTGAATAATATAAGATATGATATGATGAATCATCTTGAGGTGACCAATTGGAACAAAAGTTTCATTTCTTTGATATTCGATGAGAATGTTGGAATAGATGTCTTCATGATTGACTATTTCGCTGAAATTGGAGTACTTTGGATTCCAATAGATGCAAGGTCTGGTATTAGGAACTTGAAGCAAAGCAACAAGATCATCAAGTGAAAGTTCAATGGTGACGCCATTGacaaaagaagtgagtttcaaTTCTTCGGCCATCCCACTAAAGCGGAGATTGTTATAAAAATAGCGAACAAGGGTAGGGTAGCAAATCTCCGGAGGGTGAAGAAGAGATTCCCATCCTGGAGCTTGAAATAGATCTTGGAGATGAATACCTTCAAATGAAGCGGTGTCAACTGAACgaccttcttcaattttccttGAAGCGAACAACGACCAAGTAGCAAGAAACTCTTGAGAAGGAAAGTGTTGAACAAGCTGATTTTCTTGATGAGAGGCTCCTTGAGATCGAGAAAAAGTTCCCCGAATAGGAGTAAATCATCCTCCTTCTCGCCGTCCACGCTTGGAGGCGGGTTCTTCTCCGATCATAGGTGCTTTTCCTCTttgactcatattgaataatagtgaagaatatgagagagagagtgtaaaTTTGAGTATTGGAGTAAATCACACTTGCTTGGGGTTAATAATTGATGAATAGTAAAAAGTACTGCCAAGAGAGGTGAAAAAGTGGGATATATATAGGCACAAAACAGTCAGCCAACGGCTAGAAAACAGTCACTGGacctgattcggtatgccgaattaggatccggtataccatttccTGGCCAACGGCTATAAAACAGCTAGAAATTTAAACTGATTCGGTATGTCGAATCCAATAAAACAGAGTAATTACATCTGAAAGTAAAAAAACACTATGAGTGATTCGGTATGCCAAATTTGGAATCGGTATACCGAATCGGCTGTTTCAACaacaaattcattttttaagcAAAATGTACTTTCAATTCATGAACAACCAAACTTTAATCAAAAGGTTGCATAAccctaggtctcttctaagaAAGCAGAACCtctcttcactcaagggtttggtgaagatatctgcaagttgcttctcAGTCTCAATATAATTAAGAcaaatttcacctctttgagcaaTATCACGTAAGAAGTGATGACGGATATCAATATgtttagctcgagagtgtaaaatcggatttttACTGAGATTAATAGCACtagtgttatcacattggattgaggaagtgtcaaacttaactccatagtcttcgagagtttgcctcatccataacacttgtgcacaacatcgtccagcggcgatgtattcagcttcggtggtagatagagcgACTGAATTTtacttcttactaaaccacgaaactaAGCATGATCTAAGAAAGTGACAGGTACCACTTGTACtcttccgatcaacatgacaccctgTAAAGTCGgcatcagagaagctaataaggttaaaatcattgtccatagggtaccataagccaatgcttggagttccttttaagtacttaaagattctctttataGTACTTGaatgagattgcataggttgggcttgaaacctagcacaagatAGACACTAAATATAATGTCcagtctactagccgttaggtagagtaagctacctatcatgcctcgatacttagttgggtcaactgggattccatcttcatctttagacagagttacagatgtactcattggagtattggatgacttctgtccattgatgtcaaacttctttaatagttctttaagatacttggtttgactaatgaaaatcccattagttgtctattttatttgaagtcctaaaagaattcaattcacccataagactcatttcaaattcactactcagaCTCTTACTAAAATCAAAACATAGAGATTCATTGGTAGAGccaaaaatgatgtcatctacataaatttgaactaggattagatctttatttctatgtttcacaaagagagtagtatctatcttacccataaTAAAACCATCATCTATCAGGAACTTACTCagcctgtcgtaccatgctcttggagcttgtttctagccatagagagctttcttcaatttGTAGACATAGTCAGGATGCTTTGGGTCTTCGAATCCAGGTGGTTGAATGACATGTACTTCAgtgatgaagccatttaaaaatactcacttcacgtccatttgatgtaacctgaaattcttatgataAGCAAacgcaagcaacattctaatagattctagtcttgctacaggtgcatatgtctcatcaaagtcaataccttcctgttggttatagccttggacAACCAGTCTAGTCTTGTTTCTAATAATATTACCAtccatcaagtttatttctaaatatcCAACTTgttccaataattttggtgttatatggtcttggcactaagtcccaaacttgatttctttcaaattgattgagctcttcttgcatagaaattatccaattactattcaaaagtgcttctttgatattcttgggttcgatggtagaaATGAAGGtcacattggaacaaacattttggattttactcctagtttgtatacctttatcaagattttcaatgacaaggtcaagaggatggtctttaacagttctaatttctttgggaagttaatgtacttgatcattaggttcatctagagtgactttttcaactctcttcctaatttcaagtacttcatcctcatcatcttcttctaggtctttatattttttttttgtcatggattcatcaaatttaacattcatagattcttccacaactagtattcttttattaaagactctataagctctactatttgtggagtagcctagaaaaatatcatcatcggccttttcctcaaacttttctaagttgtccttagtgttaagaataaaacatttacaaccaaacactttaaagtaatcaactttaggaagcttattatggaaaagttcatagggggtctttaacaaaataggtcttatcaaaactcggtttaacacataacatgcTGTGTGAATAGCTTCTGTCCAAAAATACTTAGGCAatgagtactcattgagcattgtcctagccatttcttggatagttctattcttcctttcaaccacaccattagatTGTGGCATTCTAGGAGCCGAAAAATTATGAGTTATACTTTGTTTTCAACAAAACTCCCCAAATTCgtctatattgtcaaattcactGCCATGATCGCATTTGATAGAGATAATCATgtaacccttctgattttgtactctcttacaaagagacacaaattcttcaaaagcatcatttttatgcttgagaaagagggtccaggtgaaacgagagtagtcatctacaattaCAAATATATACTTCTTATCTtctaggcttgtggtttggataggtccaaacaaatcaaggtgaagtagttgcaaaggtcttgatgtagcaacaaaatttataaccttatgagatacctttgtaagtttatttctttgacatgctccacatgtgtgttgcttatcaaagttcaacttaggtaggTTTCTCACCAAATTTTTTGAGGATAGGGATCTAATAGTCTTAGAATTAATGTGTCCCAACTTTCTATGCCATAAAATAACATcatcaaatttaaaaataagaCATGCATTAACAGAATTTACACTAAATATACAAGTGTACACATTATTCTTCTt encodes:
- the LOC122672181 gene encoding uncharacterized protein LOC122672181, coding for MAPFKAQYGKKCRTPLCWDEVGERRILGSELIQATCEKVDLIRERIKAAQSRQKGYADQRQKDLEFLVGDKVFLKVSPTKGVMRFSKKGKLSPMYIGPYEILAKVGPVAYWLALPPSLDGVHDAFHISMLRKYVHDPSHILSQEPPELAADMSYKEQPEKILDSKVVNLRNQPIHYVKVKWCNHLEEEASWEAEVEMRAKYPFLGFLQDFDVDGGYLASLDVQSSDYDGIGTEEPGYVSEEHGDGCPCDDCAYGH